In Hippoglossus stenolepis isolate QCI-W04-F060 chromosome 20, HSTE1.2, whole genome shotgun sequence, the following are encoded in one genomic region:
- the smim8 gene encoding small integral membrane protein 8: MSHKEDCKAKESPVEKSYRTPGLRGARTTTLFRAVNPELFIKPNKPVMMFGLVTITLCIGYLGYLHAMKENDQQLYETINSEGERCTRRKTSKWE, from the exons ATGTCACATAAAGAGGACTGTAAAGCGAAGGAGAGTCCCGTGGAAAAAAGCTACAGGACGCCAGGGCTTAGGGGTGCTAGGACTACCACACTGTTCCGAGCGGTCAACCCTGAGCTCTTCATCAAACCT AATAAACCAGTGATGATGTTTGGACTGGTGACCATCACTCTATGTATTGGATACCTGGGCTATCTGCACGCAATGAAAGAGAATGACCAGCAGCTTTATGAAACCATCAACAGTGAAGGGGAGAGATGCACGAGGAGGAAGACGTCCAAATGGGAGTGA